GAGCCGCCGAGGATGCCTTCGACGCGAGCGGCACCCGCATTGGCGGCGTCTTGGTCGCGTTCGATCATCTGGACCTTAAGGCCAGACAGAAGCGCAGCAGCAGCGATGCCTGCGCCCATGGTTCCACCGCCGATCACTCCGATCTGGGCGAGCGGACGGGGCGCTACGCCTTTGGTGCGAGGAGATTTGCCAACTGTACGCTCTGCAAAGAAGATATAGCGCAGGGCTGCGGACTGCGGCGAGCCTTTGAGGCGCATGAAGCGCTCGCGCTCAAGCTTCAGAGCGTCTGTTCCGCTATGATCAAGGGCATCGCGCACGGCGGCGGCGGCCTCATGCGGCGAGTTCTGACCACGCGCTTTTGCGGTGAGCTTGGCTATTGCGTCGTCCCATGTGGAACGCTCGACATCTGGCGCTTGGCGGGTGAGCAGCGCTGCAGGCAGGGGTTTGTTTGCGGCGTCTTGGGCCAAGGCGATGGCGGCGTCGAGCAAATCCCCTTCTGCGATGGAATCAAACAGGCCCAGCTGTGTCGCCTCTTCTGCGCCGATGGGTTTTCCTGTGACAGCGAGGCGCGCGGCTTCGATGGGATCGATCAGTCGGGGCAGACGCACAGTGCCGCCTGCGCCAGGGATCAGACCAAGGTTGACTTCCGGCAGGCCGATCTTCGCAGATGGGGCTCCGATACGGTGTGAGCAGGCAAGCGCCAGCTCGAAGCCGCCACCAAGGGCGGTGCCATGAATGGCCGCGATCCAAGGGCGGGTTGCGGCCTCGATTGCATTGAGAAGGTCGGGCAGCATTGGCTCAAGGAAGGGTTTGTCAAACTCGCGAATATCCGCCCCCGCAACAAAAGTGCGTCCCGCACAGGTAAGTACAACGGCGGCAGGCTTGCTCTCTTCTGTTGCGATGAGCGCGTCCATCAGACCTTGCCGTACCGCTTGGGATGCGGCGTTCACAGGTGGGTTGTCGATGGTGAGCACGGCGATATCGCCGTGCATTGTGGTGGTGACAACAGACATATGAGCGCTCCTTTAGGGCCGTTTCGGGCGAAGGTGTCGCGCTCCGCGCCAAAAGTCAACCGCGCGGTCGGTTATCTGCCGTAGTAAAGCGCCTGCACATGTTCGGCCTCGGCAAAAAAGAGCCAGCGGCCTGCAAATATACCTACGAGATGCGCAAGGATCGCAACCAGCGCAGTTGTGTGCGTGACGGACAGCAAGAGCATAAGCAACACAGGCGTTGCAATGCCGAACACAAATGCAATTATGCGCAGCTTGAGTGCGTGCTTGCGCCCGACCTGATAGGCCATTTCCTTGAGCAAATAGTTCTCGCCCGAGTGCGGCGGCTCGAGCAGGCGGACCTTGCCAATGCGGCCCAACCCTGTTGCAGTTTCCAGTGTCGAGCCTGCACGGCCTTTTTCATCGCCCTTGATCCATGCCCAGACCATCAGCGCGCCCAAGATGGCAAGCAAAACTGCTGCCATGCGCGGTTGGCCTGCAAGCAAAGCTCCGCCGCCAAGGCAGTGGAGCATAAAGATTGGTGGCGTGGTCCACATGTTCCAGCGTGGCACGGTTTTGAGCTGGGTATAAATCATCGAGGTCGTGAAAACAGTTGTCAGACAGAGGAGGGCGCCGAGCACGCCGACAAGGCGCAGATAGGTGTCAAAGAAGATCAGCGCGATCGCAAAGACCGCCATAACGGAAAGCGCGGCGACAGCGGCGATCCCTTCACGCGAGAGCCAACTCGAGCGCCACTGGCTGAAGGCTTTGATGGCGTTCTTCGGATTGGCCAAATGCGCAACAGAGGCGAGCAATCCGCCGACGGCAAGAGCATAGGCAAGGAAGAAAAACACAAAAGACACCCAGCCAGTGACAGGCGGCAAGCCAAGGCCGAGAAAGGCCAAGAGACCAAAGCCGAGGCCAGAGAGCGTGGTGAAAGCTATGACAGAGGGAGCTGGATGCATCAGAGTTTCTCCAGCGCTTTATCAAGCCATGCAAAAAGGCCTTTAGCGTCAGTGTGTTGTGGCTCAAGTGCCGCCTCAGAAGGCTTGTCCTTGAGGCGCGGTGGCAAGTATTTGTTCACAGGTTTTGTTCCAAGCTCGGGCATAAGGTCAAAGCCGTCGCGCGCTGCGACGAGTTTTGAGACATCGCTCTCTGGGTCGCCCAAGTCGCCAAAGTGGCGGGCACCCGACGGGCAGGTGCGCACACAGGAGGGGACTCGGTCTTCTTCAGGGATGTTTTCGTTGTAAATCCGGTCTACGCAAAGGGTGCATTTTTTCATCACACCAAAGATTTCATCAAGCTCGCGCGCACCATATGGGCAAGACCACGCACAGAGGCCGCAGCCCATGCAATCATCTTCATTTACAAGCACGATACCGTCTTCCTCGCGC
This genomic window from Lentibacter algarum contains:
- a CDS encoding DmsC/YnfH family molybdoenzyme membrane anchor subunit, which encodes MHPAPSVIAFTTLSGLGFGLLAFLGLGLPPVTGWVSFVFFFLAYALAVGGLLASVAHLANPKNAIKAFSQWRSSWLSREGIAAVAALSVMAVFAIALIFFDTYLRLVGVLGALLCLTTVFTTSMIYTQLKTVPRWNMWTTPPIFMLHCLGGGALLAGQPRMAAVLLAILGALMVWAWIKGDEKGRAGSTLETATGLGRIGKVRLLEPPHSGENYLLKEMAYQVGRKHALKLRIIAFVFGIATPVLLMLLLSVTHTTALVAILAHLVGIFAGRWLFFAEAEHVQALYYGR
- a CDS encoding 4Fe-4S dicluster domain-containing protein, which gives rise to MTSLPQSTEKKLGLVIDLDTCVGCHACVVSCKEWNTSNYGAPLSDIDAYGAEPHGTFLNRVHSFEAQPESGCSQTVHFPKSCLHCEDAPCVTVCPTGASYKREEDGIVLVNEDDCMGCGLCAWSCPYGARELDEIFGVMKKCTLCVDRIYNENIPEEDRVPSCVRTCPSGARHFGDLGDPESDVSKLVAARDGFDLMPELGTKPVNKYLPPRLKDKPSEAALEPQHTDAKGLFAWLDKALEKL
- a CDS encoding 3-hydroxyacyl-CoA dehydrogenase NAD-binding domain-containing protein is translated as MSVVTTTMHGDIAVLTIDNPPVNAASQAVRQGLMDALIATEESKPAAVVLTCAGRTFVAGADIREFDKPFLEPMLPDLLNAIEAATRPWIAAIHGTALGGGFELALACSHRIGAPSAKIGLPEVNLGLIPGAGGTVRLPRLIDPIEAARLAVTGKPIGAEEATQLGLFDSIAEGDLLDAAIALAQDAANKPLPAALLTRQAPDVERSTWDDAIAKLTAKARGQNSPHEAAAAVRDALDHSGTDALKLERERFMRLKGSPQSAALRYIFFAERTVGKSPRTKGVAPRPLAQIGVIGGGTMGAGIAAAALLSGLKVQMIERDQDAANAGAARVEGILGGSLKRGLISEAKHTALLASFNADSNYSALAEADLVIEAVFEDMDVKKQVFKALEAACKPEAVLATNTSYLDVNEIAASVADPSRVIGLHFFSPAHIMKLLEIVVPNNVADDVLATAIQLAKALRKLPVLAGVCDGFIANRIMSSYRREADYLLEDGALPHEVDAAMRNFGMPMGIFEMQDLAGLDIGWAARKRRAATRPASERYVDIPDYICEQGHFGRKTGRGWYLYGEDGKPTRNAEVEALILAESARKGITRQSFSEDALMGRILGCMQSEGTAILAEGIAASREDIDVTMVNAFGFPRWMGGPMFMKDA